The following coding sequences lie in one Clupea harengus chromosome 23, Ch_v2.0.2, whole genome shotgun sequence genomic window:
- the LOC116218795 gene encoding uncharacterized protein LOC116218795 codes for MAPPAVTLVNVKTRNETHIELEWTKVNNINTYALKSSDEPETPITGLDGNTVTHTVSSLSAGTKYSFTLFTVLEELRSTGFEFPAVTAPPAVTLVIVKTRSETDIELEWTKVSDINPYTYILKRTGGTDTPIPGPAGNKVTHTVSSLSAGTEYSFTLFTVFEDARSTGHDFSEVTAPSNVALVNVKTRNETHIELEWTKVNNINTYALKSSDETETPITGLDGSTAVTHTVSSLSAGTKYSFTLFTVFEGVRSTGFEFPAVTGMSLFLIAKFQGSCFFSSQHLKTCVS; via the exons ATGG cTCCCCCTGCTGTTACCCTGGTGAATGTGAAAACCCGCAATGAGACTCACATAGAGCTAGAGTGGACCAAagtcaacaacatcaacacttaCGCACTGAAATCGAGCGATGAACCAGAAACCCCCATCACTGGATTAGACGggaacacagtgacacacactgtgtcatctctctctgctggaacAAAATACTCGTTCACTCTCTTCACGGTGTTAGAGGAACTGAGAAGCACAGGATTTGAGTTCCCAGCAGTTACAG CTCCCCCTGCTGTTACCCTGGTGATTGTGAAAACCCGCTCTGAGACTGATATAGAGCTAGAGTGGACCAAAGTCAGCGACATCAACCCTTATACTTACATATTGAAACGGACCGGTGGAACAGATACCCCCATCCCTGGACCAGCTGGGAACAAAGTGACTCACACagtgtcatctctctctgctggaacAGAATACTCGTTCACTCTCTTCACAGTGTTTGAGGACGCGAGAAGCACAGGACATGACTTCTCAGAAGTTACAG cTCCCTCTAATGTTGCCCTGGTGAATGTGAAAACCCGCAATGAGACTCACATAGAGCTAGAGTGGACCAAagtcaacaacatcaacacttaCGCACTGAAATCGAGCGATGAAACAGAAACCCCCATCACTGGATTAGATGGGAGcacagcagtgacacacacagtgtcatctctctctgctggaacAAAATACTCGTTCACTCTCTTCACGGTGTTTGAGGGAGTGAGAAGCACAGGATTTGAGTTCCCAGCAGTTACAGGTATGTCTCTTTTTTTGATTGCGAAATTTCAAGGAAgttgctttttttcttcccaaCACTTGAAAACCTGTGTCAGCTAG